The genomic window TGCGACATGAAAGTTGGTTTTTCAACTGATTTTCCAGTTGTTCCATTAATTGGATACTTGGGCAAAACAACAAGACGTGATTCTCTTTGATCAGTTCATGGATCAAACGGCGCAACGGTCGATTTTTTCTTGGGTGCAGACAGCGACTCGCCCACTTGTTCCAAAAAAGCAAGCTAGGTTCCGGCAATAACCGTTGATGAAAGCGCAAAGCCAGCTGGTGGATAGCCATCGTGGTTCGACTTTTTTTCAATAATCGGTCGTCTGGTGTCGCGCTTAAATAGATCAGTTTTCCGCTTGGTTGCAAAGCTGTTCTCACTGCGTAGTTCAAGCCTAGATCACCAACAAATGGAAAAGCATCGACTTCATCGACTACTAATAAGGCAAATGCCTGATAAAAACGGTACAACTGATGCGTTGTGCAGATCACTACGGAACTGTATCGATAAGGTTCTTTTGCTTTTCCATGAAGCAAACCAATCGTTTCTTCAGGAAACACATTCACTAGTCGGAGGTATAGTTCCTGACAGACATCGATCCTTGGTGAGGCAATAGCGACTCTATTGCCTTTTTCTAATGTCTTGCGGATACTCTCGTAAAGCATTTCAGTTTTACCTGATCCTGTGACTGCCCATACCAAATGCTGACCAGACTGCTCACTGAGTTCACTCGAAATCCGTTGTTGCAACACTGTCAGTTGTCCTTCCCAGCAGTATTTTACACGGCGTTCCTGCCCCTTTGGTTGTTCGAATAAGTAGAGTTGTTGCAAGTTATCGCAACGCCCTAAAAGTAGACAATGGGGACAGTAATAACAAGATTCGTTGATCTTTGCTTCTTGTAATGGCGTTCTTTGGCTGCAACGATTGCAGTAAACTTGCTTTCTTTTTAGTGTGACTGCATCGACCACTTTATACTTTGATTCCGTAAAATAATGTTCATTCCCGTCGACTTCTCTCGACAATAAACGGCGCCCATGAAAATCCTCCACTTGCATGTTCAATTCTCTCCTTTCGTAAAATAAATACGAAAAAAAAAAGATTCTCACGTGCAAAGGAGATACAAAAAAAGTATGAAACTGGAGTCTGAGAAAAAAGTAAAATTTACTTTTGCTGTATACCTAAAAAACGAATAAACGGCGGGAGCAGAAGTAACCTCTCACATCATACTGATATATGTAGCTAGTCCCTGGAACTGGACTAAAAGCAAGTGCTTGGATCTTCATCCAGTCGAAGAATGGTTATTCGTCAAACAACCAGCTGGATTTGACTAATTGGTTAAATACGATAAATTCTTTTTCTAGATTGATCACAACGACTTCATATCCTGCATTGATCCAACCATAGGCTCCTTTTTCAGGATGTTTGTAATCATTTGCCCACCAATCCGTACTTTCTCGCGCAGAACGGGGCAAGGCACTGCTTGGAAAAAGCAATTCATCGATTTGAGTGAAAGTCAACGTGATCTGAGAACCACCATTCGTTTTTAAATAATGAGTGATTGCATCAT from Enterococcus sp. DIV1094 includes these protein-coding regions:
- a CDS encoding DUF7662 domain-containing protein produces the protein MKERVKKYDAITHYLKTNGGSQITLTFTQIDELLFPSSALPRSARESTDWWANDYKHPEKGAYGWINAGYEVVVINLEKEFIVFNQLVKSSWLFDE
- a CDS encoding DEAD/DEAH box helicase — its product is MQVEDFHGRRLLSREVDGNEHYFTESKYKVVDAVTLKRKQVYCNRCSQRTPLQEAKINESCYYCPHCLLLGRCDNLQQLYLFEQPKGQERRVKYCWEGQLTVLQQRISSELSEQSGQHLVWAVTGSGKTEMLYESIRKTLEKGNRVAIASPRIDVCQELYLRLVNVFPEETIGLLHGKAKEPYRYSSVVICTTHQLYRFYQAFALLVVDEVDAFPFVGDLGLNYAVRTALQPSGKLIYLSATPDDRLLKKSRTTMAIHQLALRFHQRLLPEPSLLFWNKWASRCLHPRKNRPLRRLIHELIKENHVLLFCPSIQLMEQLENQLKNQLSCRIVSASSKDERRSQKVQSMREQQYDLFLTTMILERGVTFERISVIVLGADHPVFSKSSLVQIAGRADRKGGFTNSQVYFLYEEKTLAIAKACKEIKQMNRKGKAQRDEMRLL